The following coding sequences lie in one Mycobacterium sp. DL440 genomic window:
- a CDS encoding P1 family peptidase, whose translation MSVGHWTDESSLTGCTAVLLPPGAVASREVRGGAPATRDLDALAPDKAVTSIDAVLLTGGSAFGLASADGVMRFLEEQRRGVPTPGGLVPIVPTMALFDLAVGNSSVRPTAENGYRAASSATGPSFAVGQIGAGVGAFTSHWRGAGHRKPGGIHYAETVLGDLVVGALCAVNAYGDIDRGNAPVSFGSVADLKPPFTYTSDRVHTTIGVVVSNARLDKTACFVVAQGAHDGLSRALTPPHTRYDGDGFVAVATGEIEADVDTVRLMALDAVCRAIRSAPER comes from the coding sequence GTGTCCGTTGGTCATTGGACCGATGAGTCGTCACTAACCGGATGTACGGCCGTTCTGCTTCCCCCCGGCGCGGTGGCGTCACGGGAGGTCCGTGGTGGCGCGCCGGCGACGCGCGATTTGGACGCATTGGCTCCGGACAAGGCGGTTACGTCGATCGATGCCGTTCTTCTCACCGGAGGGTCGGCTTTTGGATTGGCTTCGGCCGACGGGGTAATGAGGTTCCTCGAGGAGCAACGACGCGGCGTACCCACTCCGGGTGGACTCGTTCCCATCGTTCCGACGATGGCTCTGTTTGACCTGGCAGTCGGCAACTCATCGGTCCGTCCGACGGCCGAGAACGGATACCGGGCCGCGTCGTCGGCGACTGGTCCCAGCTTCGCGGTGGGGCAGATCGGGGCGGGAGTCGGTGCCTTCACCTCGCACTGGCGCGGCGCGGGCCACCGCAAGCCGGGTGGGATCCATTACGCGGAAACCGTTTTGGGAGATTTGGTGGTGGGTGCGCTGTGCGCGGTGAACGCATATGGCGACATCGATCGCGGGAACGCACCCGTGAGCTTTGGCAGCGTCGCGGATCTGAAGCCGCCGTTCACTTACACGTCGGATCGTGTCCACACGACCATCGGCGTTGTCGTATCTAATGCGCGACTGGACAAGACAGCATGCTTCGTGGTTGCTCAAGGCGCCCACGACGGGCTCTCACGTGCTCTCACGCCCCCGCACACCAGATATGACGGCGACGGGTTCGTGGCCGTGGCAACAGGCGAAATCGAAGCCGATGTCGACACCGTCCGTCTCATGGCGCTAGACGCTGTGTGTCGCGCGATACGGTCTGCTCCCGAGCGGTAG
- the pe gene encoding acyltransferase PE, giving the protein MKKLLAGLTVLVTAGVTGCFGVGSAAADDTQAPGASSGSTPPPAPADPGTAYALGGAHVLGIPYDEYIRMTGEQWFPGMKRVKVDYPAGQVQGHTLERLFPGIGPIGEQIYPGLGLDGPSIGESVDEGEGNLDAAIRKGGKGRAMGLSEGALVLNAVKARLANDPTAPPPDQLSFATFGDPIAKSPFGESFLTQNFPVGSVVPFMDYRVPAPVESQYHTDQFVSAYDSIADWPDRPDNWMSVINAVAGLATGHTAIAFTNPSNVPAQNIRTTVNSKGATTTTYMVPEEHLPLVLPFKYLGYDQGTLNQLDAILKPRVDAGYSRNDDPATAPITVDPVHGFDPAEVTAPANDATFGDGTDPMSEIANGALSLLSGGH; this is encoded by the coding sequence ATGAAGAAGCTACTCGCAGGACTGACGGTCCTGGTAACTGCCGGTGTCACAGGATGTTTCGGCGTTGGATCGGCAGCCGCCGATGACACACAGGCCCCCGGAGCATCGAGCGGCAGTACGCCGCCCCCGGCGCCGGCAGACCCCGGGACCGCCTACGCGCTGGGTGGCGCTCACGTCCTCGGTATCCCCTATGACGAGTACATCCGCATGACGGGTGAGCAGTGGTTCCCCGGCATGAAACGGGTGAAGGTCGACTACCCGGCAGGGCAGGTTCAGGGCCATACGCTTGAACGTCTCTTCCCCGGTATCGGTCCGATCGGAGAGCAGATCTATCCCGGTCTGGGTCTCGACGGTCCCAGCATCGGCGAGTCTGTCGACGAGGGAGAAGGAAACCTCGACGCCGCCATCCGCAAAGGTGGTAAAGGAAGGGCGATGGGGCTGTCCGAGGGAGCGCTCGTGCTCAATGCAGTGAAGGCGCGACTGGCCAACGATCCGACTGCCCCGCCGCCGGACCAACTGAGCTTCGCGACGTTCGGCGACCCGATCGCCAAGAGTCCCTTCGGTGAGAGTTTCCTGACCCAGAACTTTCCGGTCGGCAGCGTGGTGCCGTTCATGGACTACCGCGTCCCGGCCCCGGTGGAGAGTCAGTACCACACCGACCAGTTCGTCTCGGCGTACGACAGTATCGCCGACTGGCCGGACCGGCCCGACAACTGGATGAGCGTCATCAACGCGGTCGCCGGCCTGGCGACCGGCCACACGGCGATCGCATTCACCAATCCCAGCAATGTTCCGGCACAGAACATCCGGACGACGGTCAACTCCAAGGGGGCGACGACGACGACGTACATGGTCCCCGAAGAGCACCTACCCCTGGTGTTGCCCTTCAAGTACCTCGGATATGACCAGGGCACGCTGAATCAGCTGGACGCGATACTGAAGCCCCGGGTTGACGCGGGTTACTCGCGCAACGACGACCCGGCGACCGCCCCGATCACCGTGGATCCCGTGCACGGGTTCGACCCCGCGGAGGTCACCGCACCGGCCAACGACGCGACGTTCGGCGATGGCACCGACCCCATGTCGGAGATCGCCAACGGTGCGTTGTCCTTGTTGTCCGGCGGACACTGA
- a CDS encoding condensation domain-containing protein: protein MRIGKITVGALDEWSLSPGSVTSWHPTAAAQETARNAPVSPVPVSYMQGQHLRNYSQRKAAGLNFSRQIIASCEVAGQCDISAMDHAVNTYLRRHDTFRSWFKEGDDGQFVRHAIENPSDIEFVPVNHGNLTVDEIHGHVVAIPNPLEWGCFTFGIIQNEEHFTFFAAMDHVHGDATLIGTTMMEANGMYSAMSGSGQALTLPDAGSFDDFCIREREYTSALTLDSPGVRAWLDFAENNQDGFPEFPLPLGNPNESTSSAWSTEVLLDPAQTERFESACAAAGARFVGGLFACLGLVEHEFTGALTYYGLTPRDSRTAGDNFMTQGWFTGLIPITVPVAAASFNDAAWAAQQSFDSGLDMARVPYYRVLELAPWLNWPQPNFPVSNFLHGGAAPLNAILAAGDMGLANNIGMYPDNRFSYQLTIYIFRYGEGTVMAIMHPDNPVAEKSVTRYLEAMKSVSSRVADSGHWGRVA, encoded by the coding sequence TTGCGGATCGGTAAGATAACTGTTGGCGCACTTGATGAATGGTCGCTGAGTCCTGGCTCGGTGACCTCCTGGCATCCGACGGCCGCGGCTCAGGAAACAGCAAGAAACGCACCGGTCAGCCCGGTGCCGGTTAGCTACATGCAGGGCCAACATCTGCGTAATTACAGCCAGCGTAAAGCGGCGGGATTGAACTTCTCGCGACAGATCATCGCTAGCTGTGAGGTTGCTGGGCAATGTGATATCTCGGCCATGGATCACGCGGTGAACACCTACCTGCGCAGGCACGATACATTCCGGAGTTGGTTCAAAGAAGGCGATGACGGCCAATTCGTCAGGCATGCAATCGAAAACCCGTCCGATATCGAGTTTGTGCCGGTCAACCATGGCAACTTGACCGTCGACGAAATACACGGTCACGTGGTGGCCATACCGAATCCCCTGGAATGGGGCTGCTTTACGTTCGGAATCATCCAGAACGAGGAGCACTTCACTTTCTTTGCTGCCATGGATCACGTCCACGGAGACGCGACGTTGATCGGTACCACAATGATGGAAGCCAACGGAATGTATTCCGCGATGAGCGGCAGCGGTCAGGCCCTCACGCTTCCCGATGCCGGTAGCTTCGACGATTTCTGTATCCGCGAGCGTGAGTACACATCGGCGTTGACCCTGGACTCGCCGGGCGTGCGTGCCTGGCTCGACTTCGCCGAGAACAACCAGGACGGATTTCCGGAATTCCCACTGCCGCTGGGGAATCCGAATGAGTCGACCAGCAGCGCCTGGTCCACTGAGGTCCTGTTGGATCCGGCGCAGACGGAGCGTTTCGAGAGTGCATGCGCGGCAGCCGGCGCCCGCTTTGTCGGTGGGTTGTTTGCCTGTCTGGGCCTGGTGGAGCACGAGTTCACCGGTGCTCTCACGTATTACGGCCTCACGCCGAGGGATTCCCGCACAGCCGGCGACAATTTCATGACACAGGGTTGGTTCACCGGTCTGATACCGATCACCGTCCCGGTGGCGGCGGCCTCTTTCAACGACGCCGCCTGGGCAGCGCAGCAGTCTTTCGATTCGGGCCTGGACATGGCGAGAGTTCCGTATTACCGCGTGCTGGAGTTGGCGCCGTGGTTGAACTGGCCGCAGCCGAACTTCCCGGTATCGAACTTTCTGCACGGTGGAGCGGCGCCGCTCAACGCCATCCTCGCGGCGGGCGACATGGGGCTGGCGAACAACATCGGAATGTATCCGGACAACCGGTTCTCCTACCAATTGACGATCTATATCTTCCGGTACGGGGAGGGCACGGTCATGGCGATCATGCATCCCGACAATCCAGTCGCCGAGAAGTCGGTCACCCGCTATCTGGAGGCGATGAAGTCGGTGTCGTCACGAGTAGCTGACAGCGGTCACTGGGGCCGGGTCGCGTAG
- a CDS encoding VWA domain-containing protein: MKLSVAPAFPIWLIVVLALLAIGLRVGATITASRRQGQMPDGRAWLRLGMAVLAIVCLGLAATRLGDESRAERPPRLTSTAEESNINVFLVIDRSAGMTADGFGSSGSTDYRDLESRMKGAINDAQVVLTKYPDARFSVISYADTARVDWPISRDEWSLAPFLQNFKPYGERAKDAVVKTNVAAANSLLKEQLTAASHTYPGSANLVFIFGAGSDSDDSAFDIPQGQVSGGAVFGYSTNDVKPRIYAGANYDTVDVPLNEEALNTAADSLGIPFHKRERGLFSADELPSAVPQAVPADPVIPKVPHPDRTEFYWLFAAIAAGLLGVELYGLVGHWLRRKRGTVSK; encoded by the coding sequence GTGAAACTCAGTGTCGCCCCGGCGTTTCCGATCTGGTTGATCGTCGTGCTCGCACTCCTGGCCATTGGCCTGAGGGTTGGGGCAACCATCACCGCGTCCCGTCGACAGGGCCAGATGCCGGACGGCAGGGCATGGCTGCGGCTCGGTATGGCCGTGCTGGCGATCGTCTGCCTCGGGCTGGCCGCCACCCGTCTCGGTGACGAATCCCGCGCCGAACGCCCGCCCCGACTCACCAGCACCGCCGAGGAATCGAACATCAACGTGTTCCTGGTGATCGACCGCTCGGCGGGCATGACCGCCGACGGTTTCGGCAGCTCGGGATCGACTGATTACCGAGACTTGGAATCACGCATGAAAGGCGCCATCAACGACGCCCAGGTGGTACTCACGAAGTACCCGGATGCCCGGTTCAGCGTGATCTCCTATGCCGACACCGCCCGCGTCGACTGGCCGATTTCCCGCGACGAGTGGAGCCTGGCCCCGTTCCTGCAGAACTTCAAGCCCTACGGTGAGCGAGCCAAGGACGCGGTGGTGAAAACCAATGTCGCGGCAGCGAATTCGCTGCTGAAGGAACAACTCACCGCCGCATCACACACGTATCCCGGATCTGCGAATCTGGTCTTCATCTTCGGCGCGGGCAGCGACTCGGACGATTCGGCGTTCGACATCCCCCAGGGCCAGGTGTCCGGCGGAGCCGTGTTCGGCTACAGCACCAACGACGTCAAACCGCGGATCTACGCCGGCGCCAACTACGACACGGTCGACGTTCCGCTCAACGAAGAGGCGCTGAACACCGCGGCCGACAGCCTTGGGATTCCGTTCCACAAACGGGAGCGCGGATTGTTCAGCGCCGACGAACTCCCCTCGGCCGTGCCCCAGGCTGTCCCCGCCGATCCGGTGATTCCCAAAGTGCCGCACCCGGACCGGACCGAGTTCTACTGGTTATTCGCTGCGATCGCCGCAGGGTTGCTCGGTGTCGAGCTGTATGGGCTGGTGGGGCACTGGCTCAGGCGCAAGCGGGGGACGGTATCGAAATGA
- a CDS encoding AMP-binding protein, with translation MTLTTTSPQSTILSMLHGRASLRPDDVAFAFTEYTDDPGGVTETVTWSQLSRRTMNVARQIRLNGSVGDRAVILAPQGLEYILAFLGSMQAGLIAVPLPLPHRGSNHDRVSAVFVDTAPSVVLTTSAVAEDVGDYVDQSRLDTAPKIVAIDSLDVDAQDEPGLSFDTAEFPNTAYLQYSSGSTRLPTGVMVSHRNLQANFEQLMRGLFADANVKTSTDMTIVSWLPFYHDMGLVLGVCAPILGGYPAALTSPVAFLEKPDRWIRALAENPNAFSAAPNFAFDLAARKTKDADLAGLDLGGVVGIINGAERVEPASLERFADRFAHFNFRDHMLRPSYGMAEATVFVATGTWSESVDDVHFDVDELAAGRARRCAARAGTALVQYQLPQSPVVRVVDVDTNRECAPDAVGEIWVHGDNVAAGYWSRPAEEQQCFGATLVDPSPGTVHGPWLKTGDLGFVSGGELFIVGRIKDLLIIRGRNHYPEDIEATVQQITGGRVAAISVPVNSTEKLVTVIEVKKPGESPVEAGHWLTAVKSDVTSAISNAHGLNVGDLVLVPPGSIPTTTSGKIRRAACAEQYRQDEFARLDA, from the coding sequence ATGACGCTGACGACGACTTCGCCCCAATCAACCATTCTCTCGATGCTGCACGGACGTGCCAGCCTGCGTCCGGACGACGTGGCCTTTGCGTTCACCGAATACACCGACGACCCGGGCGGGGTCACCGAGACCGTGACGTGGTCGCAGCTGTCCCGCCGGACGATGAATGTCGCACGGCAGATCCGCCTGAACGGATCTGTCGGCGACCGGGCGGTGATTCTGGCGCCGCAGGGCCTGGAATACATCCTGGCTTTCCTCGGTTCCATGCAGGCCGGGTTGATCGCGGTTCCCCTTCCGTTGCCTCATCGCGGCTCGAACCACGACCGGGTGAGTGCGGTCTTCGTCGATACCGCGCCGTCGGTTGTCCTGACGACATCGGCGGTCGCCGAGGATGTCGGGGATTACGTGGATCAGTCACGTCTGGACACCGCACCGAAGATCGTTGCGATCGACTCCCTGGACGTGGATGCGCAGGACGAACCGGGCCTGAGCTTCGACACTGCCGAGTTCCCCAATACTGCGTATTTGCAGTACAGCTCGGGTTCCACCCGGTTGCCGACCGGGGTGATGGTCTCGCACCGCAACCTGCAGGCGAATTTCGAGCAGTTGATGCGCGGTTTGTTCGCCGATGCCAACGTCAAGACCTCGACCGATATGACCATCGTTTCGTGGTTGCCCTTCTACCACGACATGGGGCTGGTACTGGGTGTGTGCGCACCCATCCTGGGCGGCTACCCCGCGGCCTTGACGAGCCCGGTGGCGTTTTTGGAGAAGCCGGACCGATGGATCCGGGCGCTGGCCGAGAATCCCAATGCATTCTCGGCTGCGCCCAACTTCGCCTTCGACCTCGCCGCGCGTAAAACCAAAGACGCAGACCTCGCCGGGCTCGACCTGGGCGGGGTGGTGGGCATCATCAACGGCGCCGAGCGCGTCGAGCCCGCCAGTTTGGAGCGCTTCGCCGACAGGTTCGCTCACTTCAACTTCCGGGACCACATGCTGCGTCCGTCGTACGGGATGGCGGAGGCCACCGTCTTCGTGGCCACCGGCACGTGGTCCGAGTCGGTGGACGACGTGCATTTCGATGTCGACGAATTGGCGGCGGGCCGCGCTCGGCGCTGCGCCGCCAGGGCCGGCACCGCGCTCGTGCAGTACCAGCTCCCGCAGTCGCCCGTGGTGCGGGTCGTCGACGTCGACACCAACCGGGAATGCGCGCCTGACGCGGTCGGCGAGATCTGGGTGCATGGCGACAACGTCGCGGCCGGCTATTGGAGCAGGCCGGCGGAGGAGCAGCAGTGCTTCGGCGCCACACTCGTCGATCCGTCGCCTGGCACGGTCCACGGACCGTGGCTGAAAACCGGTGACCTGGGCTTCGTCTCTGGCGGTGAGCTTTTCATCGTCGGTCGGATCAAGGATCTGCTGATCATCCGCGGACGCAATCACTACCCCGAGGACATCGAGGCGACGGTCCAGCAGATCACCGGTGGCCGGGTCGCGGCGATCTCGGTCCCGGTGAACAGCACCGAGAAGCTGGTCACCGTCATCGAGGTCAAGAAGCCAGGCGAGTCCCCAGTCGAGGCGGGGCACTGGCTCACCGCGGTCAAGAGCGATGTCACCTCGGCGATATCCAATGCGCACGGCTTGAATGTCGGGGATCTCGTTCTGGTTCCTCCGGGGTCGATACCCACCACGACGAGCGGCAAGATCCGCCGCGCTGCCTGCGCGGAACAGTATCGGCAGGACGAATTCGCCCGGTTGGACGCCTGA
- a CDS encoding RND family transporter, with protein sequence MRRLADFVVRWPWAVIGAWAALLIALPLTFPSLGAMAEKHPLAILPADAPSSVTAQKMTEAFHESGNNNLLLVALINENGLGSSDEATYRKLVDALRDDVTDVESVQDFIATPQLRQFLTSKDKTTWVLPVGLVGELGTPRAMDSFNRVSDVVKLSTAGSPMAVHLTGPAATAADLTVAGEHDRLPIEIAIAILVLAVLLLVYRSAVTMLLPLITIGSSLLIAQSLVAGFSQLTGAGVSNQSVVFLSAIMAGAGTDYAVFLISRYHDYLRSDHDFDEAVRAAMMSIGKVISASAATVGLTFLLLSFTKMGVFKTVGVSAAIGIGVAYLAGMTLLPAILALVGPRGWVKPRRELTARFWRRSGIRIVRRPVPHLVASLLVLALLAGAAIFARYNYDDRKVVAASAPSSIGYAAVERHFPIAQSIPEYILIQSPHDLRSPRGLADLEQLASRVAQLPDVGLVSGITRPLGDVPPEFRATFQAGIVGDRLADGSTQIDQRSSDLNRLATGADTLADSLADVRTQINQIAPSLQSAVDAFSSARTEYGGDKLVRDVDTAAKLVDSINALSNSMGVNFAAVKNMFAWIGPVLMALNGNAVCDANPSCSDSRIQMQRLMDENQDGSLDHINDLAHQLQGGSGQTLNATVKKLNAALAGVTKAANAMGMNKAGGPQSGLKDLQSGANRLAGGSREVAGGVDELVKQIKVISAGLDQASGFLLTMRNDAADPAQAGFNIPPEVLNMEEFKKASAAYVSPDGRSVRYLVQTKLNPFSPEAMDQVNEIQNIARGAQPNTTLADASISMGGFPAGLRDTRDYYQQDIRFIIIGTLVVVMLILMLLLRSIVAPIYLVASVVVSYLAALGISVLVFQSLLGEQLHWSVPPLAFVVLVAVGADYNMLLVSRMRDESPHSIRYGIIRTLSSTGGVITAAGLIFAASVAGLMFSSIGMVVQGGFVIGVGILLDTFVVRTITVPAIAALIGKANWWPSRMGDQKSLRTPATSA encoded by the coding sequence ATGCGACGGTTAGCCGATTTTGTGGTGCGGTGGCCCTGGGCAGTGATCGGAGCCTGGGCCGCACTGCTGATCGCGCTACCGCTGACGTTCCCCTCCCTCGGCGCGATGGCCGAGAAGCACCCGCTCGCAATCCTCCCGGCGGATGCGCCGTCGAGTGTCACCGCCCAGAAGATGACCGAGGCGTTCCACGAATCGGGCAACAACAACCTGCTGTTGGTGGCCCTGATCAACGAGAACGGGCTGGGCTCCTCGGACGAGGCGACCTACCGCAAGCTGGTGGACGCGCTGCGCGACGACGTGACAGACGTCGAGAGCGTTCAGGATTTCATCGCCACCCCGCAACTGCGACAGTTCCTGACCAGCAAGGACAAGACCACCTGGGTGCTTCCGGTGGGTCTGGTGGGTGAGTTGGGCACGCCGCGGGCCATGGACTCGTTCAATCGGGTTTCCGACGTCGTCAAACTCAGTACGGCCGGCAGTCCGATGGCCGTGCACCTCACCGGTCCTGCGGCAACCGCTGCTGATCTCACCGTGGCGGGGGAGCACGATCGGCTCCCGATCGAGATCGCGATCGCCATCCTGGTCCTGGCCGTGTTGCTGTTGGTCTACCGCAGCGCTGTCACGATGCTGCTGCCGTTGATCACGATCGGGTCCTCCCTGCTCATCGCGCAGTCGCTGGTGGCGGGCTTTTCGCAACTGACCGGCGCGGGTGTCTCGAACCAGTCCGTCGTATTTCTGAGTGCGATCATGGCCGGTGCCGGCACGGATTACGCGGTCTTTCTGATCAGCCGATATCACGATTATCTGCGATCGGACCACGATTTCGACGAGGCCGTCCGGGCCGCGATGATGTCGATCGGGAAGGTGATCTCCGCATCTGCCGCGACGGTTGGCCTCACCTTCCTGCTGTTGAGCTTCACGAAGATGGGTGTGTTCAAAACGGTCGGGGTGTCGGCTGCGATCGGTATCGGCGTGGCGTATCTGGCCGGAATGACCCTGTTGCCGGCCATCCTGGCCCTGGTCGGTCCCCGCGGCTGGGTCAAGCCCCGGCGCGAGCTGACCGCCCGGTTCTGGCGGCGGTCGGGAATCCGCATCGTGCGCCGGCCGGTTCCGCATCTCGTCGCCAGCCTTCTGGTGTTGGCCCTGCTGGCCGGCGCCGCGATCTTTGCCCGCTACAACTACGACGATCGCAAGGTGGTGGCGGCGTCGGCGCCGAGTTCGATCGGGTACGCCGCGGTGGAGCGCCATTTCCCCATCGCCCAGTCCATTCCCGAATACATCCTCATCCAGTCACCGCACGACCTGCGCTCCCCGAGGGGTCTCGCAGACCTGGAGCAGCTGGCTTCGCGTGTCGCCCAGTTACCCGATGTGGGTCTGGTCAGCGGCATCACCCGGCCCCTGGGGGACGTACCGCCGGAATTCCGGGCGACCTTCCAGGCCGGCATCGTCGGCGACCGGCTGGCCGACGGTTCCACCCAGATCGACCAGCGTTCGAGCGACCTCAACCGACTGGCGACCGGGGCCGACACGCTGGCCGACAGCCTCGCTGACGTGCGCACCCAGATCAACCAGATTGCGCCCAGTCTCCAGAGTGCGGTCGATGCGTTCTCCTCCGCACGCACTGAATACGGTGGCGACAAGCTGGTGCGGGACGTCGACACCGCGGCCAAGCTGGTCGACAGCATCAACGCGTTGTCCAACTCCATGGGCGTCAACTTCGCTGCCGTCAAGAACATGTTCGCCTGGATCGGGCCGGTGCTGATGGCGTTGAACGGCAATGCGGTCTGCGATGCCAACCCCTCGTGCAGTGACAGCCGCATCCAGATGCAACGGCTCATGGACGAGAACCAGGACGGCAGCCTCGACCACATCAACGATCTGGCGCACCAGCTCCAGGGAGGCAGCGGGCAGACTCTCAACGCCACGGTGAAGAAGCTGAATGCGGCACTCGCCGGCGTCACCAAGGCGGCCAATGCCATGGGGATGAACAAGGCCGGCGGTCCCCAATCGGGCTTGAAGGACTTGCAGAGCGGTGCCAACCGCCTGGCCGGTGGAAGTCGTGAAGTGGCCGGTGGTGTGGACGAACTCGTCAAGCAGATCAAGGTGATCTCAGCCGGGTTGGACCAGGCCTCGGGATTTCTGCTGACGATGCGCAACGACGCGGCAGATCCGGCGCAGGCCGGGTTCAACATCCCGCCCGAGGTGCTGAACATGGAGGAGTTCAAGAAGGCCTCCGCGGCGTACGTCTCGCCAGACGGCAGGTCGGTGCGGTATCTGGTGCAGACGAAGCTCAACCCGTTCAGTCCCGAGGCCATGGATCAGGTCAACGAGATCCAGAACATCGCCCGGGGTGCGCAGCCGAACACCACGCTCGCCGACGCCTCGATATCGATGGGCGGTTTCCCCGCCGGGCTGCGGGATACCCGTGACTACTACCAGCAGGACATCCGGTTCATCATCATCGGGACCCTCGTCGTCGTCATGCTGATCCTGATGTTGCTGCTGCGTTCGATCGTCGCGCCGATCTACCTTGTCGCGTCGGTGGTGGTCTCCTACCTGGCTGCACTGGGCATCAGCGTCCTGGTGTTCCAATCGCTACTCGGCGAGCAATTGCATTGGAGCGTGCCGCCATTGGCCTTCGTGGTGCTGGTCGCGGTCGGAGCCGACTACAACATGCTGCTGGTGTCGCGAATGCGGGACGAGTCTCCGCACAGCATTCGGTACGGCATCATTCGCACACTGAGTTCGACCGGCGGGGTGATCACCGCAGCGGGCCTCATCTTCGCCGCCTCGGTTGCCGGTCTCATGTTCTCCAGCATCGGCATGGTGGTGCAGGGCGGCTTCGTGATCGGAGTCGGCATCTTGCTGGACACCTTCGTGGTGCGCACCATCACCGTGCCGGCCATCGCTGCGCTGATCGGCAAGGCCAACTGGTGGCCGTCGCGAATGGGTGATCAGAAATCGCTACGCACACCGGCAACCAGCGCGTGA
- a CDS encoding DUF58 domain-containing protein, translated as MGDILNRVRAQLNFDPRAVGMRLRSHRVLEGGHTSLQFGRSDDFVDLREYAFGDDVRDIDWKASARNTHLVVRRYVAEKAQEFLLIADTGANLLAHAPSGESKRDLAILSLGAVGLVASAQADKISLVYGDDRGSSIEPGKTGEDHLEQMLTLLSHINIEVGNPSNIVRQLEFVAGNLDKRYAVYIVCDQPAVTPELIAAAMTVRGRNAIHWILIEDLDILGQPHTADEVLDVATGRALLTPSVLGAKVLDAYRRAEAARMAEWQSFIAQLDSPCVRIGSRADIAPALSVLSEGRR; from the coding sequence ATGGGGGACATTCTCAACCGGGTCCGCGCCCAACTCAATTTCGACCCTAGGGCCGTTGGAATGCGGCTGCGGTCGCACCGAGTGCTGGAGGGCGGCCACACGTCGCTGCAGTTCGGCCGCAGCGACGATTTCGTGGACCTGCGCGAGTACGCCTTCGGCGACGACGTCCGCGATATCGACTGGAAGGCATCGGCGCGCAACACCCACCTCGTCGTCCGCCGGTACGTCGCGGAAAAGGCCCAGGAGTTCCTGCTGATCGCCGACACCGGGGCCAATCTGCTCGCCCACGCCCCCAGCGGGGAGAGCAAACGTGACCTGGCGATCCTCTCCCTCGGCGCGGTCGGTCTGGTCGCCTCGGCACAGGCCGACAAGATCAGCCTGGTCTACGGCGATGACCGCGGATCGTCCATCGAACCGGGCAAGACCGGCGAGGACCATCTCGAGCAGATGCTGACCCTACTCAGCCACATCAACATCGAGGTCGGCAACCCGTCCAACATCGTCAGGCAACTCGAGTTCGTCGCAGGCAATCTGGACAAGCGCTACGCCGTCTACATCGTCTGCGACCAGCCCGCTGTCACACCGGAACTCATCGCGGCCGCGATGACGGTGCGGGGGCGCAACGCTATCCACTGGATCCTCATCGAAGACCTCGACATCCTCGGCCAACCGCACACCGCGGACGAGGTACTCGACGTAGCCACCGGCAGAGCCCTTCTGACGCCGTCGGTGTTGGGCGCCAAGGTGCTCGACGCGTACCGCCGTGCAGAGGCGGCACGGATGGCCGAATGGCAATCGTTCATCGCGCAACTCGACAGTCCGTGTGTGCGGATCGGATCGCGCGCCGACATCGCCCCGGCCCTTTCCGTGCTGAGCGAGGGGCGGCGCTGA
- a CDS encoding flavin reductase family protein, which produces MSATELSPTSLREAFGHFPSGVIAIAAKVEGTLVGLAASTFVPVSLDPPLVSFCVQNSSTTWPKLKDLPSLGISVLGESHDDAARTLAAKTGDRFAGLETESRESGAVFIHGTSVWLESAIEQLVEAGDHTIVVLRVSDITVNADVAPIVFHRSAFRKLGA; this is translated from the coding sequence ATGAGTGCAACAGAACTGAGCCCGACCTCGCTGCGTGAGGCGTTCGGCCACTTTCCGTCCGGTGTCATCGCGATTGCTGCCAAGGTAGAGGGCACTCTGGTCGGCTTGGCTGCCAGCACCTTCGTGCCGGTGTCGCTCGATCCGCCGCTGGTGTCGTTCTGCGTGCAGAACTCTTCGACCACCTGGCCCAAGCTCAAGGATCTCCCGTCGCTGGGGATCAGTGTGCTGGGCGAATCCCATGACGACGCGGCCCGCACCCTGGCCGCCAAGACCGGGGACCGGTTCGCCGGGCTGGAGACCGAGTCGCGCGAATCCGGCGCGGTGTTCATCCACGGAACCAGCGTGTGGCTGGAGAGCGCCATCGAGCAGTTGGTGGAGGCCGGCGATCACACCATCGTGGTGCTGCGGGTCAGTGACATCACGGTCAATGCCGATGTCGCGCCAATCGTGTTCCATCGCAGCGCATTCCGCAAGCTCGGCGCCTGA